The region CATAACAAATACCTAAAATAGGAAGACCTAAATCAAATATCTCTTTGTCTGGGTGATAAGCATCTTTTGCATATACTGATGCTGGTCCACCTGAAAGGATAATACCTTTTGGAGTTCTAGCTTTAATATCTTCTATGCTCTCACTAAACGGTACAATCTCAGAATAAACACCAGCTTCTCTAAGTTTTCTTGCAATGATTTGTGTATATTGACTACCAAAATCTAATACAACTATTGGTACATGTTTCATTAAAATGATTCCTTTGATTTTTTAAAAGTACCGCGATTATAACTAAAAAGGAATTTGAAGACGATTAATTAATGGGATTCTTTTTAAAAGAAAATTGGGCAAAAAAAAAGCCATCCAGTCTAAGACTGAATGGCTTTTGAGATTGTGATTTAAGCTTATGCACCTATACCAAACATCTCAAATTGAACATACCAAATCGCACAAGAGATAATATATCCAATTAAAATAGTCCAAGCATATTTCATATGTGAACCAAAAGTATAAATACCATGAAGTTTACCCATAACTCCAACACCAGCTGCTGAACCAAATGAGATTAGTGAACCACCAACCCCAGCTGTAAGTGTTACAAGCATCCATTGAGCATGTTCCATAGGTGGATTTGCTTTAAGAACTGCTGACATTACAGGTACGTTATCAACAATAGCTGATAAAAAACCAACTCCAATATTTGACCATGTTGGTCCTAATACTGATGGGTCATAAACGATTGCTGCTAATGCTAACCATCCAATAAAGTATAATGCACCAACTGCTGCTAAAATACCAAAGAAGAACATCAATGTGTTATTTTCAATTTTAGCCATTGAGTGGAAGATATTAAAGTGGTCTTTACCATGTCTTCTTTTAAGTCCATAAGAATAAACTTTAAGTAAAGAAAGACCAAACATCATACCCCACATTGCAGGTAGATGTAATACTTGGTGAGACATAACTGCACAGAAAATAGTAAATACACCAAGTCCCATTACAACTTTTGCACCTTCAGCCATCACTGGAACAACTTCTTTAGAAGCGTCAAAAGTAGGTTTTTCATTTGGTACAACTTTAGATAATAAAACAGCTGTAGCTAGATATCCTAAAATTGATGCAGGGAATAAAAATAAGAAATCTCCAAATGCACCTTTACCAGCAGTCCATGCCATAAGTGTAGTAATATCTCCAAATGGTGACCAAGCACCACCTGCATTTGCTGCAACAACAATATTAATAGCACCAGGAACTAAGAAGTCTCTTCTCTCTTTTTCAATTGTAATTAATACTGTAGAAAGAATAAGTGCAGTTGTTAAGTTGTCTGCAATTGGAGATATAAAGAATGCTAAAATACCAGTTACCCAGAAAAGTTTTCTATAAGTAAACCCTTTTGAAACAAGGTTGTATTTAAGCTTATCAAATACATTCATATGGATTAATGATTCAATATACGTCATTGCAACAAATAAGAAGAAGAAAATTTCAGCAATTTCTAAAATTAAGTGTTGAGCTTGAGTATGAACTAATCCCATATCTAAATGATTTAACGAATAATATAGCGCAACTAAGATAAACATAAATGTACCAATAAATAAAGCTGGCTTTGCCTTATCTATCTCATATTTTTCCTCTGCCGCCACAAAGTAGTAACCTACTACAAAAATAAATAAACACGCAAATCCAACCCAAGTCATAGTTAAATCTGGTGCAACTTCCCCAGAAGCAGCGCCACCGCCACTTGCAAATAAAGCTAGAGATGATAATAATAATACCATCAGAATCTTTAACATTCTTACTCCTTAATAAAGTGTGCTCCAAGAGACTCTTTTCTGTCAATTGCAGCTTTTAAAATAGATTTTGCCGTAAGCAACCTTAAATATAGTAGTCTTCCCACATCTTCTTTCAAAAACTCATCTATCTCAGATAAAGCTTTTTTCAAAGAGTCAAAATCCCTTACGATTGCCGCATTTTCCCACATTAATTTTCTTACTCTGTCTTTTATTGGTTTATCAATACTTTTATTTCTAATACACTTTTTTATCTCTTTTAAATACTTAGAGTGATCGATTTTAAAATCCTCTTTTAAAGAGTGTTCTACTGCAAGTTTAGAAAAAACCAAACCTTCAAGTAAAGAGTTAGAAGCAAGTCTGTTTGCACCATGTACTCCAGTGCAAGCTGCTTCACCTACTGCATATAGATTTTTTGTATTTAATACTTTTGCATTAATATCAGTTGCAATTCCACCCATTGCATAGTGAAAAGCTGGAGAGATTGGTACTTTTTCAAATGGTAAATCATAACCTAGGTCTTCAAAGTTAGCATATATATTTGGAAATCTTTTTCTAAACCATTTCTTTTCAAATTTGTCAAAAGATAAATAGATATTTGAGCCTGTTTTTTTATGATAATCAAAGATTGACCTACTTACAACATCTCTTGGAGCTAGTTCTCCATCTTTATGATAATCAAATAAAAATCTATGGTCATTATCATCTACAATATAAGCACCCTCACCTCTTAAAGCTTCACTAAGTAAAGTTTTTCTAGCAAATGAAGTTCCTTTAAATACTGTTGGATGAAATTGCATCATCTCCATATCTTTTAAAGTTAAACCTTTTTCAACACATATACCTTGAACTTCCCCTGCAACTGCAGTTGAATTTGTATGGTACTTATATATTGAGCCAACTCCACCACTAGCAATAATGGTATTATGGGCAAAAGCTACTTTTTCTTCTGTTTCATTTATGAAATATTTAACCCCATAACAAATATCATCTTGCATAAGTAAATCATTTACTACACAATTAGTTTCTAGTTTGTGGGGGAATTTTCCCATTAAAAAAAGGTGTATCATTCTACCTGTAGCATCACCATCAGCATGAAGAATCCTACTTCTACTATGGGCTGCTTCTTTGGTAAAGGCTATTTTACCCTTATCATTTAGATCAAAATTCATTCCATCTTCTATTAAGTTATCAATTGCTTTTCTAGAGTTTTCACTTAATACTGTTACAGCATCTTTATTGTTGTGATAAACTCCTGCAACCAAAGTATCTTTAATATGGTCTGGAATATCTTCTTTATCAACAGCTGTTGCAATACCACCTTGTGCCCAAAAGGTATTGCATTCCCAAGGTTCTTTTTTACATAAGATTAATACATTTTTTGTATCAGGTATTAATCGTGCAGCATTTAAACCAGCTACACCTGAACCTATAATAATATAATCATAAACAACCATTATTTTGATACTTCTTGAGTATCTGGCACATATGTTGGAGGGGCTTTATAACCACATCCACTTAAAGATAATAAAATTCCTGCTATAATAACAACATGAAAAAATTGAGTGAAATACTTTGTCATCTTAAAAATAATCCTGAATTCAGAAGAATTAATACACAAGAAACGATTCAAAAGATAATTGAAATACTACCGCCTAAATTGAAAAAAGGCGTTAAATTCGCCTATATTAGGAAACAAATCTTCTTTTTTGTGTTAACTCATCCTGTTTATAAAATGGAATTTGAGTATAACAAGAGTTTGATAAATGACTTATTAAAAAAGTCAAACATTGCAAATATCGACGATGTAAGGTTTTTTGTAACAAATAAAATAGAAAAAAAACAAAAACCAATAATACAAGAGAACAACTATCAAGAGCGATCTTTTGGTATATTTGCGAATAATATAAAAGATGAAAAATTACATAAAAAATTTGAAGAGATAAGAGAGATTATAAAAAACTCTTAAACTCTTTAATCTTTTCTTTATAATCTGGACAATACTCTTCCACACAATTCCAAAATCTTTTTGAATGATTTTTATGTTTAATATGAGCTAATTCATGAACTACAACATATTCTATTAAAGGGATTGGAAACTTCATAAGCAGAGTATTAAAGTTTAGTTCATTTTTATAATTGCAACTTCCCCAAGTTCTTTTATTTTTTCTAAACTTTATTGCAGTTGGAAAAAGTTGCATTAGTTCAGAATATTCATTTACTAGTTTGGGAATCATTTTTTGTGCTTCTAATTTATAAAATCTATCTAGATTTCTATTATCAAAATTTTTGTGTTTAATTCCCAAAAAAAGAAATTCATCATTATTTAAAGTATTTTTTTCCAATTGTAGTAGATTTTTTTCTAACCATTTTTTCTTTTTCTCAATTAAGTTTCTTGCATCATTTTCTGTAAAATAAATATTTGAGTTAATTCGTATCATACTTGAAGATACTAACCTCATGTAGGTATGTTTCATGCCTCTTTTTTTATTTAATTCTACAGTGACCTCTTTATTATTAATATTTGTTAAAAAATTCAAACTAATCCTTAAGTATTTTTTAGATAAAATCCTAAAAATATTATGTCTCATAATATTAACATATTGAAAATTATTAGAGGAAAAAACTAATGAAAATTGCGCAAAGAATGGAGAATTTATCTCCGTCGGTAACAATGGCTATTACTGCTTTAGGTAGAGAACTTAAAGCTCAAGGTAAAGACATTTTAAGTTTTAGTGCTGGTGAACCAGATTTTGACACTCCTGAAATCGTTAAAAATGCTGCGATTAAGGCTATTAAAGACGGGTTTACAAAATATACCGCTGTAGAGGGTATCACTGAAACAAAGCAAGCAATTATTAATAAATTAAAAAAAGACCATGGATTAACTTATGAATTAAATCAAATAGTGATTAGTAATGGTGCTAAACACTCTTTATTTAACTTATGTCAATTATTAATTGAAGAGGGTGATGAAGTTATCATTCCAGCTCCATATTGGGTTACATATCCAGAGCAAGTAAAATTTTCTGATGGTGTTCCAGTATTTATTGATACGGATGAATCTACAGAATTTAAAATGACTGCTGAACAATTAAAAGCAGCTATCACACCTAAAACAAAAGCTATTATGCTAAATACTCCTTCAAACCCAACTGGAGCTGTATATTCAAAAGAAGAGCTTTTAGCTATTGGAAAAGTATTAGAGGGAACTGATATTCTTGTTTGGTCTGATGAGATGTATGAAAAAATCATGTACGATGGGAAAGAGTTCACAGCAGCTGCTAGTGTAAGTGAAGATATGTACCAAAGAACAATTACAATCAATGGATTAAGTAAAGCTGTAGCTATGACTGGATGGAGATTTGGTTATATAGCAACTCCAAAAGTTGAGATTGTAAAAGCTATGATTAAATTACAAGGTCAAGTAACTTCAAATGTAAACTCAATCACTCAACATGCAGCGATCCCTGCACTTGAAGGTGATGCTGATGCTGATATTGAGATGATGAGAAAAGCTTTTGAAGAGAGAAGAGATATTGCTGTTGAATCATTCAATGCAATAAAAGGGGTATCTTGTTTTAATCCACAAGGTGCATTCTATCTTTTCGTAAATATTAAAGATGTAACTCCTGATTCAATGAAATTTGCAGCTGATCTTTTAGAAGACAAAGGTGTTGCAGTAGTTCCTGGACTTGCATTTGGTATGGAAGGTTATTTCAGATTCTCTTTTGCTACAGATTTAGCAAGTATTCAAGAGGGAATTAAAAGAATTAAAGATTTTATAGAAAAATAATAAATTATGACAGCACAAAAAAAAGCCACGATAGTCTCAAGTAGTGTTGCCGCATTATTAACCCTGATTAAATTAGTAGTTGGTATTGCTAGTGGATCAGTTGCAGTTTTGGCTTCTGCAATTGATTCGGTACTGGATATGTTTGTTTCAGTATTTAATTACTTTGCAATTAACAACTCTGAAAAACCAGCAGATGAAACATTTAATTATGGTAGAGGAAAAATTGAAGCTCTAGCTTCTGTTATAGAAGGTACCATAATTACACTTTCTGGTTTATTCTTACTTTATCAAGCTATTGAAAAAGCCATAAAAGGCGAAGTTTCTCAATACTTGGGTATATCTCTTACTGTAATGATTATTTCATTGATTATCACTATTGCACTAGTTTTATTTTTAAATAGAGTTGCCAAACAAACAGACAGTATGGTAATAAAAGCTGATGCTTTACATTATAAAACTGACGTATATACAAACATAGCTGTTTTAGTTTCTTTAGTACTTGTTAACTTCACCGGTATAGAGCTTATAGATGTAGTAGTTGGTGGTGGAATTTCAATTTTTATCATCTATTCAGCTTATGAATTAATTCAAGAAGGTATTTTAGTTTTATTAGATAGAGCTGTAGATGAAGAGATTGTTGAAAATATAGTTGAAATTATAGAAGCTGAAGAAAGAATAAACACTCACCACTTATTAAAAACAAGAGAAGCAGGAAACCAAACATTTGTAGAAGTACACTTAGTATTTGACTGCTTAATAACTCTAATGGAAGCTCATAGAATCACCGATAGAATAGAAGAAAAAATAAAAATGATTAACTCAAAAAAAGATTGGGTTATAAACATTCATATGGATCCCTATGATGATTTTGAGATAAACGAATCATCTAAAACTTGCTCTATTGTATAATAATTTATATTTATTAAACAATGACATTTAAAAACTTTATATAGGATTACAATATTTAAAATGGCACTAATAGACTTACAAAACATAAGCAAACAATACGATATAAAAGTTATTCTAAAAGATGTTAATTTTACTTTAACAGAAGGTCAAAGAATAGCTGTAATTGGTCAAAATGGTCAAGGGAAATCAACTTTATTTAAAATCATTATGAATGAAGTTGAGCCTGATTATGGTGAAATTTCTATTGATAAATCTGTAAAAATAGAGATGTTAGACCAACAACCAAAATTTAAATCTGGTATAAATGTTAGAGAAGCAATAGAAGCCCAACTAACAGAATTAAAATCAGCAAAAACTGAATATGAAAATATTACTAATCAAATCATTACAGATTATGAAAACCAAGAGCTTTTAAAAAGACAAAGTGAACTTGCAACATATATCGAATTTCATAATGCTTGGGACTTAGATAATATGATTGAAAGGGTTTTAGAAGAGTTTCAACTAAAACAATATGAACACAAAGATGTAAACCTTTTAAGTGGTGGTGAGCAAAGAAGAGTTAGTCTTGCTGGGTTACTTCTTAAAAAACCTGATATTTTACTTCTTGATGAGCCTACAAACCATCTTGATGTTTATATGGTTGAGTTTTTAGAATCTCTACTTTTAAAAAACAACTTCACCCTACTTTTTATCTCTCACGATAGATATTTTATTGATAATATTGCAACATCAGTTGTAGAGGTTGAAGGTGGTGCCTTAAAAAAATTTAATGGTGGTTATTCTTCGTATTTAGAGCAAAAAGAACAAATGCTTGAGAATATGCAAAAAGAGCATGAAAACCTTTTAAGACTTGTTAAAAGAGAAGCTCACTGGATGCAAAGAGGTGTTACAGCTAGAAGAAAAAGAAATGAAAGAAGAAAAGCTGAATACTTTGATTTAAAAAAGAAAGCAAAATCAAACCCTGCTTTAATCAAAAAAATGTCTGTTGAACTACAAAGAGAACAAAAATCTTTTAACAGTGAAGAGAAGCAACAAAATAAAAAAAAGATGCTATATGAGTTAGATAAAATCTCTAAAACACTAGGAGATAAACTTCTTATTAAAGATTTTACTTCAAGAATTTTACAAAAAGATACAATAGCAATTGTTGGACCAAATGGAAGTGGTAAATCTACTCTTCTTAAAATCTTTATGGAAAAAATGAAAGTTGATAGTGGAGAGTTTAAAAAGGGTGATTTCAATATTGGCTATTTTGACCAGCAAAGAGATATGCTAGATGATAATAAAAACATCATGGAGACATTCTGTCCAAATGGTGGAGATAGAGTTGTTTTAGATGATGGAAGAAATATGCATGTATTTGGATATCTGAAAAACTTCCTTTTTCCAAGGGAATATTTAGAGAAAAAAATAGGTGTTTTAAGTGGTGGAGAAAAAAATAGAGTTGCCCTAGCCCTACTTTTTACTAAAAAAGTTGATTGTTTAATACTTGATGAGCCAACAAATGACTTAGATATTCCTACAATTAATATTTTAGAAGAGTATTTACAAAACTTTCAAGGGGCATTGATATTTGTATCCCACGATAGATACTTTGTGGATAAGATTGCTAAAAAACTTTTTGTTTTTAAAGGTGCAGGAATAGTTGAAGAGAGTTTTCAGCCATATACTGAATATTTAGAAATTGAAAAAGAGATAAAAGAGTTAAGCTCTTTTGAATTAGAGGTTGAAAAAGAAAAAACTCAAACAAAAGAAGATAACAAGCCAAAAAAACAGAATAAACTTTCATACAAAGACCAAAGAGAATATGATTCTTTACCAAAAGAGATAGAAGAATTAGAAGAAAAGATTGAACAAATAAATGTTTGTTTATCTACACCATCTTGTTATGAAGAAAAAGGGATAGTTGCTGTTTCTAAAGAATTAGAGGAAACAGAAAAAATATATGAAGAAAAAGTAGAAAGATTTTTAGAACTAGAAGAGATGGTTGAAAGCTTTAACTAGTAATAAGATATAATAAAGACAAATTATAAGAAGGACAAAAGAATGAGTTTAAAACAACAACTAAAAGATGATTTAAAACTTGCAATGAGAGAAAAGAATATTGTAAAAAGAGATTCAATTAGAGCAATAAATACTATGATTAAACAAATTGAAGTTGATGAAAGAAAAGAATTATCTGATCAAGATGTGATAAAACTTATTCAAAAGGGTATAAAACAAAGAGAAGAAGCTGTAATACAATACAAAGAGGCTTCAAGAGATGAATTAGTTCAAAAAGAGCAAGAACAAATTGATGTGTTTAAAGAATACCTACCAGCTCAAGCTAGTGATGAAGAATTAGAAGCTGGACTAAAAGAGATTATTGCAGCTGTAAATGCCCAAACTATGAAAGATATAGGTAAAGTTATGGGACAAGCAAGTAAGAAATTTGCTGGTGTTGCTGATGGAAAAAGAATCAATGAAATGACAAAAAAATTATTGGGATAAATAGGATTAAAAAATGGAATCCAAAGTTCAAAAAGTAGTAAAAGATACAATACTAAGCCTTCATGAAAAAGGTATTCCTGCAACTCCAAATGAATACCATAAAGAGTTTTGCAAATT is a window of Halarcobacter sp. DNA encoding:
- a CDS encoding pyridoxal phosphate-dependent aminotransferase, whose amino-acid sequence is MKIAQRMENLSPSVTMAITALGRELKAQGKDILSFSAGEPDFDTPEIVKNAAIKAIKDGFTKYTAVEGITETKQAIINKLKKDHGLTYELNQIVISNGAKHSLFNLCQLLIEEGDEVIIPAPYWVTYPEQVKFSDGVPVFIDTDESTEFKMTAEQLKAAITPKTKAIMLNTPSNPTGAVYSKEELLAIGKVLEGTDILVWSDEMYEKIMYDGKEFTAAASVSEDMYQRTITINGLSKAVAMTGWRFGYIATPKVEIVKAMIKLQGQVTSNVNSITQHAAIPALEGDADADIEMMRKAFEERRDIAVESFNAIKGVSCFNPQGAFYLFVNIKDVTPDSMKFAADLLEDKGVAVVPGLAFGMEGYFRFSFATDLASIQEGIKRIKDFIEK
- the abc-f gene encoding ribosomal protection-like ABC-F family protein; this translates as MALIDLQNISKQYDIKVILKDVNFTLTEGQRIAVIGQNGQGKSTLFKIIMNEVEPDYGEISIDKSVKIEMLDQQPKFKSGINVREAIEAQLTELKSAKTEYENITNQIITDYENQELLKRQSELATYIEFHNAWDLDNMIERVLEEFQLKQYEHKDVNLLSGGEQRRVSLAGLLLKKPDILLLDEPTNHLDVYMVEFLESLLLKNNFTLLFISHDRYFIDNIATSVVEVEGGALKKFNGGYSSYLEQKEQMLENMQKEHENLLRLVKREAHWMQRGVTARRKRNERRKAEYFDLKKKAKSNPALIKKMSVELQREQKSFNSEEKQQNKKKMLYELDKISKTLGDKLLIKDFTSRILQKDTIAIVGPNGSGKSTLLKIFMEKMKVDSGEFKKGDFNIGYFDQQRDMLDDNKNIMETFCPNGGDRVVLDDGRNMHVFGYLKNFLFPREYLEKKIGVLSGGEKNRVALALLFTKKVDCLILDEPTNDLDIPTINILEEYLQNFQGALIFVSHDRYFVDKIAKKLFVFKGAGIVEESFQPYTEYLEIEKEIKELSSFELEVEKEKTQTKEDNKPKKQNKLSYKDQREYDSLPKEIEELEEKIEQINVCLSTPSCYEEKGIVAVSKELEETEKIYEEKVERFLELEEMVESFN
- a CDS encoding lipoprotein, whose product is MTKYFTQFFHVVIIAGILLSLSGCGYKAPPTYVPDTQEVSK
- a CDS encoding GatB/YqeY domain-containing protein; amino-acid sequence: MSLKQQLKDDLKLAMREKNIVKRDSIRAINTMIKQIEVDERKELSDQDVIKLIQKGIKQREEAVIQYKEASRDELVQKEQEQIDVFKEYLPAQASDEELEAGLKEIIAAVNAQTMKDIGKVMGQASKKFAGVADGKRINEMTKKLLG
- a CDS encoding cation diffusion facilitator family transporter: MTAQKKATIVSSSVAALLTLIKLVVGIASGSVAVLASAIDSVLDMFVSVFNYFAINNSEKPADETFNYGRGKIEALASVIEGTIITLSGLFLLYQAIEKAIKGEVSQYLGISLTVMIISLIITIALVLFLNRVAKQTDSMVIKADALHYKTDVYTNIAVLVSLVLVNFTGIELIDVVVGGGISIFIIYSAYELIQEGILVLLDRAVDEEIVENIVEIIEAEERINTHHLLKTREAGNQTFVEVHLVFDCLITLMEAHRITDRIEEKIKMINSKKDWVINIHMDPYDDFEINESSKTCSIV
- a CDS encoding SprT family zinc-dependent metalloprotease, whose protein sequence is MNFLTNINNKEVTVELNKKRGMKHTYMRLVSSSMIRINSNIYFTENDARNLIEKKKKWLEKNLLQLEKNTLNNDEFLFLGIKHKNFDNRNLDRFYKLEAQKMIPKLVNEYSELMQLFPTAIKFRKNKRTWGSCNYKNELNFNTLLMKFPIPLIEYVVVHELAHIKHKNHSKRFWNCVEEYCPDYKEKIKEFKSFL
- the nhaD gene encoding sodium:proton antiporter NhaD, coding for MLKILMVLLLSSLALFASGGGAASGEVAPDLTMTWVGFACLFIFVVGYYFVAAEEKYEIDKAKPALFIGTFMFILVALYYSLNHLDMGLVHTQAQHLILEIAEIFFFLFVAMTYIESLIHMNVFDKLKYNLVSKGFTYRKLFWVTGILAFFISPIADNLTTALILSTVLITIEKERRDFLVPGAINIVVAANAGGAWSPFGDITTLMAWTAGKGAFGDFLFLFPASILGYLATAVLLSKVVPNEKPTFDASKEVVPVMAEGAKVVMGLGVFTIFCAVMSHQVLHLPAMWGMMFGLSLLKVYSYGLKRRHGKDHFNIFHSMAKIENNTLMFFFGILAAVGALYFIGWLALAAIVYDPSVLGPTWSNIGVGFLSAIVDNVPVMSAVLKANPPMEHAQWMLVTLTAGVGGSLISFGSAAGVGVMGKLHGIYTFGSHMKYAWTILIGYIISCAIWYVQFEMFGIGA
- the nadB gene encoding L-aspartate oxidase; this encodes MVVYDYIIIGSGVAGLNAARLIPDTKNVLILCKKEPWECNTFWAQGGIATAVDKEDIPDHIKDTLVAGVYHNNKDAVTVLSENSRKAIDNLIEDGMNFDLNDKGKIAFTKEAAHSRSRILHADGDATGRMIHLFLMGKFPHKLETNCVVNDLLMQDDICYGVKYFINETEEKVAFAHNTIIASGGVGSIYKYHTNSTAVAGEVQGICVEKGLTLKDMEMMQFHPTVFKGTSFARKTLLSEALRGEGAYIVDDNDHRFLFDYHKDGELAPRDVVSRSIFDYHKKTGSNIYLSFDKFEKKWFRKRFPNIYANFEDLGYDLPFEKVPISPAFHYAMGGIATDINAKVLNTKNLYAVGEAACTGVHGANRLASNSLLEGLVFSKLAVEHSLKEDFKIDHSKYLKEIKKCIRNKSIDKPIKDRVRKLMWENAAIVRDFDSLKKALSEIDEFLKEDVGRLLYLRLLTAKSILKAAIDRKESLGAHFIKE